The sequence below is a genomic window from Patescibacteria group bacterium.
TTAGTATAGAATTCATTTGCCAGTTTTAATTCCACAACAATTTTATTTTCAATTACAAAATCCATGTAATATTTGGCTATAATCCTGCCATCGTACTTAATGTGCACACAACATTCTTTCTTAAACTTTAAACCAGCATTTTCGTATTCAATTTGATGTGCCCTTTGAAGTACCTTCTCTCTATGCCCAAAACCCAACATATTATGAACAGTATAAGATACGCCAATTATCTGTCGGGTCAATTCATAATATAATAAATCTTCTTCCCTAACTTTATTGTAAAAAAATCTGATAGATATCCGTGAAATCCGTGATTAAAATCCGTGATTCATAGTTAACCTTTCTTTTGTCTTACCCACAATTCAATAAAATACATAAAATTCTTCGCAATCAAACCAATCGCCTTTTGTTTATTTATTTTTTTATCCCTCCATCTTTCCAAAGGCCCATAAAAAATTGTTCGTCCCACAGCAAAACCAATAATTTCTTTAAACTTGTCTGCTGTTTTTAACCATTGGCTCACCAACTCTTTTGAACCAGCTCGACCCAAGACAATTATTTTTTCATCCTTGCCAATTAGTTTAATAATTTTTTGCCAGTCACTGTCTTTGTACATTGCTTCCAATTTCCAAATATCTGGTTTTACACCAAAAGCGCGTATTTCTTTAATTGCCTGGCAAGTTAGAGCCGGCCGAGCTTTGAGGTCATAACTCTTTTTGTATTTTTTTAACTGAGCTGGTTCGCTCGGCACCAGGAGTTCAAAGAGAA
It includes:
- a CDS encoding GxxExxY protein — encoded protein: MTRQIIGVSYTVHNMLGFGHREKVLQRAHQIEYENAGLKFKKECCVHIKYDGRIIAKYYMDFVIENKIVVELKLANEFYTKDIKQVLSYLKANHLRLGLLIIFNKDGVRVKRIIN